One window of the Pan troglodytes isolate AG18354 chromosome 12, NHGRI_mPanTro3-v2.0_pri, whole genome shotgun sequence genome contains the following:
- the CHST10 gene encoding carbohydrate sulfotransferase 10 isoform X1: MQRKAGKKEHVQLRDKRNQEPQFRGNTARKCEPQAAEGRVSEWLRCDNMHHQWLLLAACFWVIFMFMVASKFITLTFKDPDVYSAKQEFLFLTTMPEVRKLPEEKHIPEELKPTGKELPDNQLSQPLVYMERLELIRNVCRDDALKNLSHTPVSKFVLDRIFVCDKHKILFCQTPKVGNTQWKKVLIVLNGAFPSIEEIPENVVHDHEKNGLPRLSSFSDAEIQKRLKTYFKFFIVRDPFERLISAFKDKFVHNPRFEPWYRHEIAPGIIRKYRRNRTETRGIQFEDFVRYLGDPNHRWLDLQFGDHIIHWVTYVELCAPCEIMYSVIGHHETLEDDAPYILKEAGIDHLVSYPTIPPGITVYNRTKVEHYFLGISKRDIRRLYARFEGDFKLFGYQKPDFLLN; the protein is encoded by the exons ATgcagaggaaggcagggaagaaGGAGCATGTGCAGCTTCG TGACAAGAGGAACCAAGAACCTCAGTTCAGGGGAAACACAGCAAGGAAATGTGAGCCCCAGGCTGCAGAAG GAAGAGTCAGTGAATGGCTGCGGTGTGACAACATGCACCACCAGTGGCTTCTGCTGGCCGCATGCTTTTGGGTGATTTTCATGTTCATGGTGGCTAGCAAGTTCATCACGTTGACCTTTAAAGACCCAGATG TGTACAGTGCCAAACAGGAGTTTCTGTTCCTGACAACCATGCCAGAAGTGAGGAAGTTGCCAGAAGAGAAGCACATTCCTGAGGAACTGAAG CCAACTGGGAAGGAGCTTCCAGACAACCAGCTCAGTCAGCCCCTGGTCTACATGGAGCGCCTGGAACTCATCAGAAACGTCTGCAGGGATGATGCCCTGAAGAATCTCTCGCACACTCCTGTCTCCAAGTTTGTCCTGGACCGAATATTTGTCTGTGACAAGCACAAGATTCTTTTCTGCCAGACTCCCAAAGTGGGCAACACCCAGTGGAAGAAAGTGCTGATTGTTCTAAATG GAGCATTTCCTTCCATTGAGGAGATCCCCGAAAACGTGGTGCACGACCACGAGAAGAACGGCCTTCCTCGGCTCTCTTCCTTCAGTGATGCAGAAATTCAGAAGCG ATTGAAAACATACTTCAAGTTTTTTATTGTAAGAGATCCCTTCGAAAGACTTATTTCTGCATTTAAGGATAAATTTGTTCACAATCCCCGGTTTGAGCCTTGGTACAGGCATGAGATTGCTCCTGGCATCATCAGAAAATACAGGAGGAACCGGACAGAGACCCGGGGGATCCAGTTTGAAGATTTCGTGCGCTACCTCGGCGATCCGAACCACAGATGGCTAGACCTTCAGTTTGGGGACCACATCATTCACTGGGTGACGTATGTAGAGCTCTGTGCTCCCTGTGAGATAATGTACAGTGTGATTGGACACCACGAGACCCTGGAGGACGATGCCCCATACATCTTAAAAGAGGCTGGCATTGACCATCTGGTGTCATACCCGACTATCCCTCCGGGCATTACCGTGTATAACAGAACCAAGGTGGAGCACTATTTCCTGGGCATCAGCAAACGAGACATCCGACGCCTGTATGCCCGTTTCGAGGGGGACTTTAAGCTCTTTGGGTACCAGAAACCAGACTTTTTGCTAAACTAA
- the CHST10 gene encoding carbohydrate sulfotransferase 10 isoform X2 — protein MHHQWLLLAACFWVIFMFMVASKFITLTFKDPDVYSAKQEFLFLTTMPEVRKLPEEKHIPEELKPTGKELPDNQLSQPLVYMERLELIRNVCRDDALKNLSHTPVSKFVLDRIFVCDKHKILFCQTPKVGNTQWKKVLIVLNGAFPSIEEIPENVVHDHEKNGLPRLSSFSDAEIQKRLKTYFKFFIVRDPFERLISAFKDKFVHNPRFEPWYRHEIAPGIIRKYRRNRTETRGIQFEDFVRYLGDPNHRWLDLQFGDHIIHWVTYVELCAPCEIMYSVIGHHETLEDDAPYILKEAGIDHLVSYPTIPPGITVYNRTKVEHYFLGISKRDIRRLYARFEGDFKLFGYQKPDFLLN, from the exons ATGCACCACCAGTGGCTTCTGCTGGCCGCATGCTTTTGGGTGATTTTCATGTTCATGGTGGCTAGCAAGTTCATCACGTTGACCTTTAAAGACCCAGATG TGTACAGTGCCAAACAGGAGTTTCTGTTCCTGACAACCATGCCAGAAGTGAGGAAGTTGCCAGAAGAGAAGCACATTCCTGAGGAACTGAAG CCAACTGGGAAGGAGCTTCCAGACAACCAGCTCAGTCAGCCCCTGGTCTACATGGAGCGCCTGGAACTCATCAGAAACGTCTGCAGGGATGATGCCCTGAAGAATCTCTCGCACACTCCTGTCTCCAAGTTTGTCCTGGACCGAATATTTGTCTGTGACAAGCACAAGATTCTTTTCTGCCAGACTCCCAAAGTGGGCAACACCCAGTGGAAGAAAGTGCTGATTGTTCTAAATG GAGCATTTCCTTCCATTGAGGAGATCCCCGAAAACGTGGTGCACGACCACGAGAAGAACGGCCTTCCTCGGCTCTCTTCCTTCAGTGATGCAGAAATTCAGAAGCG ATTGAAAACATACTTCAAGTTTTTTATTGTAAGAGATCCCTTCGAAAGACTTATTTCTGCATTTAAGGATAAATTTGTTCACAATCCCCGGTTTGAGCCTTGGTACAGGCATGAGATTGCTCCTGGCATCATCAGAAAATACAGGAGGAACCGGACAGAGACCCGGGGGATCCAGTTTGAAGATTTCGTGCGCTACCTCGGCGATCCGAACCACAGATGGCTAGACCTTCAGTTTGGGGACCACATCATTCACTGGGTGACGTATGTAGAGCTCTGTGCTCCCTGTGAGATAATGTACAGTGTGATTGGACACCACGAGACCCTGGAGGACGATGCCCCATACATCTTAAAAGAGGCTGGCATTGACCATCTGGTGTCATACCCGACTATCCCTCCGGGCATTACCGTGTATAACAGAACCAAGGTGGAGCACTATTTCCTGGGCATCAGCAAACGAGACATCCGACGCCTGTATGCCCGTTTCGAGGGGGACTTTAAGCTCTTTGGGTACCAGAAACCAGACTTTTTGCTAAACTAA